A window from Dama dama isolate Ldn47 chromosome 11, ASM3311817v1, whole genome shotgun sequence encodes these proteins:
- the CCDC138 gene encoding coiled-coil domain-containing protein 138 isoform X5: MTIQRLKGNPQATHEAKSLKQEKVPASKPCKVSLNGQVYELLTVFMDWISDQHLSKLKNEESGMDGEKPLPIFASQRTDIQEKCVKLLPLMTEQLQWLPFVNARLHEPYVRFIYWSLRQLDAGTQHSTMTTTLRRLGEDIFRGVVTKGVQDAALEHSVESRPRTAAFFKSTSLPLRFVSTLIVLKTVTQADFLAQAFDSLCLDLQADEGKSLFLQLQAVPVVLSHLKLSSRGLLPSVMDSLLQMTVESSALQPFLEACSCSLFFRTCSVLLRAPKLDIHVLEKLSIILQKLSKIKSNKKLFELFTIHLMLQEIQRTTHPEHAFLCINLNSTLFNLGLTKCNSLAASTNP; the protein is encoded by the exons ATGACAATACAGAGACTGAAAGGCAATCCCCAGGCCACTCATGAAGCAAAAAGTTTAAAGCAGGAAAAAGTACCAGCTTCAAAACCTTGTAAG GTATCACTTAATGGACAAGTTTATGAACTTTTAACTGTCTTCATGGACTGGATTTCAGATCAGCACCTTAGCAAattgaaaaatgaagaatctggaaTGGATGGTGAAAAGCCACTACCCATATTTGCTTCTCAGAGAACTGATATTCAGGAGAAGTGTGTAaag CTTTTGCCTCTGATGACAGAGCAGCTGCAGTGGTTGCCCTTTGTGAATGCCAGGCTTCACGAGCCTTACGTGAGGTTTATCTACTGGTCTCTAAGGCAGCTCGATGCCGGGACTCAG cactCGACCATGACAACCACACTGAGGAGGTTGGGTGAAGACATATTCAGAGGAGTGGTGACGAAGGGTGTTCAGGACGCAGCCTTAGAGCACTCAGTGGAGAGTCGACCAAGGACAGCTGCCTTCTTCAAGAGCACCAGCTTGCCCCTGAGATTCGTGTCCACTTTAATTGTCCTCAAAACAGTCACTCAAG CTGACTTCCTGGCACAGGCATTTGACTCGCTATGTCTGGACCTGCAGGCGGACGAGGGGAAGAGCCTGTTCCTGCAGCTGCAGGCAGTGCCAGTGGTGCTGAGCCACCTGAAGCTGTCCAGCCGGGGGCTGCTGCCCAGCGTGATGGACAGCCTGCTGCAGATGACCGTGGAATCCA GTGCCCTGCAGCCCTTTCTGGAGGCCTGCAGCTGCTCGCTCTTCTTCCGGACCTGCTCCGTGCTGCTCCGGGCCCCGAAGCTCGACATCCACGTCCTAGAGAAGCTCAGTATCATCCTGCAGAAACTTTCCAAAATCAA GAGTAATAAGAAGCTCTTTGAACTCTTCACAATCCACCTGATGCTTCAGGAGATACAGAGGACGACGCACCCGGAGCATGCCTTTCTGTGCATCAACCTCAACTCCACTTTGTTCAATTTGGGTCTAACGAAGTGCAACTCCCTGGCCGCCAGCACAAACCCTTAG